The Benincasa hispida cultivar B227 chromosome 11, ASM972705v1, whole genome shotgun sequence genome has a segment encoding these proteins:
- the LOC120090386 gene encoding pentatricopeptide repeat-containing protein At4g33990 has protein sequence MRFLLCKWRRVSLFRPSFQTCCSLYSATTTAPKYYLDGVENEKREIDFNRLFLFCTKVHHAQRLHALLVVSGKAQNIFLSAKLVNLYAFLGDISFACHTFDQIQTKDVYTWNSMISAYARIGRFHEAVDCFYKFLSTSILQPDYYTFPPVIRACGKLDDGKKIHCLVLKLGFECDVFIAASLVHFYSRFGFVSLARNLFDNMMIRDIGTWNAMISGFYLNGKVVEALEVFDEMRFKSVTMDSVTISTLLPICAQLDDIISGVLIHVYAIKLGLEFDLFVRNALINMYAKFGELRSAETIFNQMEVRDIVSWNSLIAAFEQNKEPVVALGVYNKMHSIGVVPDLLTLVSLASVAAELGNFLSSRSIHGFVTRRGWFLHDVVIGNAIIDMYAKLGFIDSARKVFEGLPVKDVVSWNTLITGYSQNGLANKAIDVYHSMKDYSDAVPNQGTWVSILTAHSQIGALKQGMKTHGQLIKFFLYFDIFVGTCLIDMYGKCGRLADALSLFYEVPHKSSVSWNAIISCHGLHGYGLKAVELFREMQSEGVKPDHITFVSLLSACSHSGLVDEGQWCFQLMEKTHGIKPGLKHYGCMVDLFGRAGDLEKAYNFVKNMPIRPDASVWGALLGACRIHENVELVRTISDHLLEVESENVGYYVLLSNIYAKHGQWEGVNEVRSLARDRGLKKTPGWSSIEVDKKIDVFYTGNQTHPKCEEIYNELRNLTAKMKGLGYVPDYNFVLQDVEDDEKENILTSHSERLAMAFGIISTPPKTTLQIFKNLRVCGDCHNATKFISKITEREIIVRDSNRFHHFKDGVCSCGDYW, from the exons ATGAG ATTTTTGCTATGTAAATGGCGACGGGTTTCTTTGTTCAGGCCTTCATTCCAAACTTGTTGTTCTCTGTATTCAGCGACTACAACTGCTCCCAAGTATTACTTGGATGGAGTTGAAAATGAGAAAAGGGAGATCGATTTCAACCGACTGTTCCTTTTCTGCACAAAAGTACACCATGCCCAGCGACTCCATGCACTACTTGTGGTGTCTGGGAAGGCCCAGAACATCTTTCTTTCTGCTAAACTCGTCAATCTCTATGCTTTTCTTGGTGACATATCATTTGCTTGCCATACTTTTGACCAAATTCAGACAAAAGATGTCTACACATGGAATTCCATGATATCTGCATATGCTCGAATCGGTCGCTTCCATGAAGCTGTAGATTGTTTCTACAAATTTTTGTCAACTTCCATCCTTCAGCCTGATTATTACACATTTCCACCTGTTATAAGGGCATGTGGAAAACTAGATGATGGGAAGAAGATACATTGCTTGGTTCTAAAATTGGGTTTTGAATGTGATGTATTTATTGCGGCTTCTTTAGTCCATTTTTATTCTAGGTTTGGCTTTGTCAGTTTAGCTCGTAACTTGTTTGATAACATGATGATTCGAGATATTGGTACTTGGAATGCGATGATTTCAGGGTTTTATCTTAATGGTAAAGTTGTAGAAGCATTAGAAGTCTTTGATGAGATGCGATTCAAGAGTGTAACTATGGATTCTGTAACAATCTCAACTTTACTTCCTATTTGTGCACAGTTGGATGATATAATAAGCGGCGTCCTAATTCATGTCTATGCCATCAAGCTCGGGTTGGAATTTGACTTGTTTGTACGTAATGCATTGATAAACATGTATGCCAAATTTGGTGAATTGAGGAGTGCGGAAACCATTTTCAATCAAATGGAAGTTAGGGATATTGTATCTTGGAACTCTTTGATTGCTGCATTTGAGCAGAATAAAGAACCAGTGGTAGCTCTTGGGGTGTATAATAAGATGCATTCTATCGGGGTTGTACCCGACTTATTGACACTTGTGAGTTTGGCTTCTGTTGCTGCTGAACTTGGCAATTTTTTAAGTAGTAGGTCTATTCATGGATTTGTTACAAGGAGAGGTTGGTTTCTACATGATGTTGTCATTGGTAATGCAATTATAGACATGTATGCAAAGTTGGGTTTTATAGATTCAGCACGAAAAGTTTTTGAAGGACTTCCCGTCAAAGATGTGGTCTCATGGAATACTTTGATAACAGGATATTCTCAAAATGGGTTAGCAAACAAGGCAATCGATGTGTATCATTCGATGAAAGATTATAGCGATGCAGTTCCTAACCAAGGCACTTGGGTGAGCATTCTTACAGCACACTCCCAGATAGGAGCCTTAAAACAAGGGATGAAAACACATGGTCAGCTGATAAAATTTTTTCTCTACTTTGACATCTTTGTAGGTACTTGTCTTATTGATATGTATGGAAAATGTGGAAGATTAGCTGATGCACTGTCTTTATTTTATGAAGTACCACATAAAAGTTCGGTTTCTTGGAATGCTATCATATCTTGTCACGGACTCCATGGATACGGTTTAAAAGCTGTAGAGTTATTTAGGGAAATGCAAAGTGAAGGAGTGAAGCCAGACCATATCACTTTTGTATCTTTGTTATCTGCTTGTAGCCATTCAGGTTTGGTTGATGAGGGTCAGTGGTGCTTCCAATTGATGGAAAAGACTCATGGGATAAAGCCTGGCTTGAAGCATTATGGTTGCATGGTAGATTTGTTCGGTAGGGCTGGCGATCTCGAAAAAGCttataattttgtaaaaaatatgCCGATACGACCTGATGCTTCTGTGTGGGGTGCACTTCTTGGTGCTTGTAGGATACATGAGAATGTGGAGTTGGTCAGAACTATCTCAGATCATTTGTTGGAGGTTGAATCAGAAAATGTTGGCTACTACGTTTTGTTATCGAATATTTATGCTAAACACGGCCAGTGGGAAGGAGTCAATGAAGTGCGATCGTTAGCTCGAGACAGGGGATTGAAGAAGACTCCTGGGTGGAGTTCAATTGAAGTAGATAAGAAAATTGATGTCTTTTACACTGGCAATCAAACACATCCAAAATGTGAGGAGATATACAATGAATTGAGGAATCTAACTGCTAAAATGAAGGGTCTTGGTTATGTTCCAGACTATAATTTTGTGTTGCAGGATGTGGAggatgatgaaaaagaaaacattcttACAAGCCATAGTGAGCGATTAGCGATGGCATTTGGGATTATCAGTACGCCGCCAAAAACAACTCTTCAGATCTTCAAAAACTTGCGGGTTTGTGGAGACTGCCATAACGCTACTAAGTTCATATCTAAAATTACTGAAAGAGAGATCATTGTAAGAGATTCGAACCGATTTCATCATTTCAAAGATGGAGTTTGTTCCTGTGGTGATTATTGGTGA